The following is a genomic window from Amphiura filiformis chromosome 4, Afil_fr2py, whole genome shotgun sequence.
CTTTTTTTCTTTGTCAAAAGCTTTTGATGCAATATAGATTGCAGCTGTTCCTCCAAAGAATCCTGATCTCTAACAGCACTATCTGTGATGTGATAATGAAAGCAAAACAATCAAGCAGGGAAATTAAATAAGAAGACagagaaaatgaaaaaaagaaaggaatgataaagGAACaagaaaatggaagaaaaaggaAGATGAAGAAAGTGAATAAGGAAACAGAAAaattaatgaaagaaagaaacccaACCAGAAAGCAAAAAATAGAGAAGAGAAAGTAAAAGAAAACAATGAAACAAAGGATGAAAGGATCAAATTAAATGAATGAAggaataaatgaatgaacaaatgaaagAAAGAGTGAACGAACAAGCAAACAaaagaacaaacaaataaatgaaaaggaaaaagaaagattTCTTTCTCACCTTTGAATGTAGTTTCATGATGTTTGTTATCATTTACACCATCCTCCGGTGATGGACTCCATTCAACTACATCTTGGTCTTTGGCTTGATGTACCTCAACTACACTGTCCACAGTTCTAAAATGTCTGCTACTGTTGAGAAGATTTCTTGATGCAGATTGTCCTTGAGAATGTCCCAAGCCATCTGTGAGCTTATGCTGCCATCTATCATCAGTCTTCATTGCATCTATATTTCCATGTAGACAAGTTTTATCTTCATCGTGATGTTCTTCAACAACACTTTCCACTGTTCTAAAATGCCTGCTGTTATTGAGAAGTTTTCTTGATACTGATTGTTCCTGGCAACCAATTGAATGTCCCAAGAAGTCTAAAAGTCTGTGTGTAACATCTTTAGAACTTGATACATCGATCGCACGATGTGATCTAGCACTATTAGTCTTTGTTATCGGACACTTGCTGTGCAGTTTGGGCATACTAGCAGTGTCGTCTGTTACTACATCAGGCTTTTCATGAACAGATGTGGAGCTAGTTAATGGTTCTGTTTTGTCACAAATCAAGTCATCAGTAAAGCAATCgttgaaatcatcatcatcatcattacacaAAATTGCAGATGTTCTAGAATCAGTCAAATCTTGCACATTTCTATCTTGCTCATTACCATGCATCTTAAACTTTGATTGTGATAAATTATTTCCATGTCTAGTTAAATCATCAAAACAGCTAtcaaattcatcatcatcatcatcactatccttgtcattttcatcatcatttgCAGCAGCAGTAGCACCAGCAGTCATGACGGCAGTAAGAGTACCTTCATGACTGTTAACAAGTTTGATATTGCTCTCTTCACTTTCACTTACACTCACTTGATTCAGTATACGTAAGTTTGATAGTGATACCTGTACTGCATGCTTTGCATCCATACTTTGTACCATTTCACTACTGTTTTGGTCATCTGCACAACTTAAAGAACCAATCATTTCTGATGCATTAGCACACTCTTCAATCATGGTTTTATACCCATCAAGCTCATCTTTGATATCATATGTACCTGTCCCTTCAAAATACCAGCTTACATCATCaccattaccatcatcatcagcagtagcAGCGGAAGTCGTTGTAGTAGTATTATTGCTATTGTTGTTATTAGAGGAACTCAATGTAGATGTAACAGCTTCAGCTTTCACACAACATGATGAGGTCTTTGAAAGAACACTATCATCTTCATTTGCATGTACTTTTACATCCTGCACTAAAACATCATCAAATTCATCATATTTGTCTTTCTCATAATCTGTTTCATCGTATCTTGGTTTATGCTTTGTATTGTTTAAAGTCAATCTTGATGTAAAACTTGACTGAAATTGACTGTTACTGTTCAAACTCATTCCACCTGTTTTGTCAGATTTTACAGATGAGTCAAATTTTGACTCTGATATGGGTAGTTCAAAAGTGTTCTTGCTGTCATTGTACGAACTCATGTGGGGGCGCTTTTCATCACTTAACGAGGTTGGTTGAGAGAGTGATACATCACATAGAATGGCTTGTGATGCGGCTATCTTTATGCAGTGCTCCAGACACTTGTCTCCCACTAACTTGATGACTGATATTGGTACACCCTGAAACAAATAACAAGAATCATAACTTAATAGTAGAATAGTGTATGGTGCCATTTCATTTTCACATGACTTCTAATAATCGCCACTATTAAGGCCTCAAAAAatgaattgtttgattggcgcaacataaaaaaaaaattagggtaggtaggtcgggattttaagctgtaaattgtgttCGATAAAGGCATTGGAATTACtgtttttcttcgtttttttaaaaatttatttaaaaaaaatttaatttctttattttattttgccccccccaaaaaaccagcctacttttagggtcggtcaggttacgccaatcaaacaattttttttgagacctAAGTAGAGGGCTTCCTAGAAGGATCTTTCTTAGAttgtgctatttcagttgaaatccatacaccccttatggaaaacatgacctaaatttcccacacagggggtgcaagTTTTAAACAGAGTCATccattcagttaaccccattGAAATTCAAACTTCCTGTCTAAGATATTAagatcatgacttccatagggagagtatggatttcaactggaacagaccAAATGCCACACCTGTCCAAAGGTGATTAGATTGTGAATATCCAATTGGGATGTGCATGATGGATAAGATGGTAATTTGCAAGGACTGCCTATGGAACATCATGGGGGATATGGGATTCCCCGGTCACGTGGTGAAGCTCATCAGTACGCTATACCAGGATCAGGAATCTTCAGTCAGGACAAGTAGAGGTGACTCAGAGTGGTTCCAAATTGGCAGGGGTGTGAGACAAGGGTGCATTTTGTCTCCTCAGCTCTTCAACATCTATGCTGAGAGCATCATGAGAGATGTTTTGGAAGACTTCAGAGGAGGTGTTACCATAGGTGGTCAGCGGATCACAAATCTCAGATATGCAGACGACACAACCCTGGTTTGCAGTAGCAAAGAGGAATTGATGGATCTTTTGAAAGCAATAAAATCAGCAAGTGAACAGAGGGGACTGAtcttgaacacaaagaagacgaaAGTCATGATTGTAGACGCAAGACGAAATGATACAGACGCAAACTTTTCCTTAGAGGGTGATTTCATTGAAGAGGTGGAAAGCTTTGGAATTTCTGGGTTCCATCATTAACACCAAAAGTGACTGGACCCAGGAGATAAAACGAAGATTGGCAATAGCTCGAGGTGTAGTCTCAAACCTGACCAAACTGTGGAAAAGTAAACTTCCTTCATCCCTCAAGGTTCGTTTGCTAAAATCAACAGCATTTGCTGTGGCATCATATGGATCTGAATCCTGGACAATGAAATGATCTGACAGGAAGAGACTGGATTCTTTTGAGCTGTGGTGCTATCGACGAATCCTGAGGATTCCATGGACTGCAAGGAAAACAAATGAGTGGGTTCTTCAAGAGCTTGGAGTTCAGAAGACCTTGCGAGCCGATATCATTTCTAGAAAGTTATCATACTTTGGCCACATCACCAGACATCACTGCCTTCAGAAAACAATTGTCCAAGGAATGGTTGAGGGAAAACGCAAGAGAGGCAGACCTGCAGCGAGCTGGCTTGACGACATCAAAATTATCACTGGCCTGAGCATCACTGAGGCTACCAGGGCTGCCGCTGACCGCATTCGATGGCATACTCTCATACAAACCACACCTGCATatgtgtatgcaatgtgaccttagagagagagagagagagagcctaAAATTCATATTTATATGCATAACTGAATGAAATAAGTAAAATGTTGGTATTTTAATTCTATATTTTGTGGATTGTTCCATCACAGTATTATCCAAGAGGGAAAGGAAAAATCTCTCAGACATCATTCAGGTAATCTTAACTTATGTTACAATTTTGATTGATGTTAACTAATTTCATATATGTGCATAAAAAGAGCTATGTTTTTATGTCACCTACCTGATTTAAGAGATTCTGTACAGCTAGACTCCAATACCCAGTCATAGTAACCAGTGTGGTTAAACATGTACCATATATCTTGTGATGTGCCAAGCATGCGGACAAGACTATTTCACCTACAGGATGCTAGTTTAAATTAGGTGAACAAAAGTTGAAGCTCTGTATTAGAACAACAATTGATTTCAAAAAGTAGTATATTAATTCAGATTAAAATAAAATcagattttatttcaacagaaaataAGCTA
Proteins encoded in this region:
- the LOC140151431 gene encoding uncharacterized protein isoform X2, encoding MDRTRKHLSLRVHQGLQALSALGSSVQSFLGPNQRFKIAIDDDEQDGVIVSSCMELIQALDIQHPVGEIVLSACLAHHKIYGTCLTTLVTMTGYWSLAVQNLLNQGVPISVIKLVGDKCLEHCIKIAASQAILCDVSLSQPTSLSDEKRPHMSSYNDSKNTFELPISESKFDSSVKSDKTGGMSLNSNSQFQSSFTSRLTLNNTKHKPRYDETDYEKDKYDEFDDVLVQDVKVHANEDDSVLSKTSSCCVKAEAVTSTLSSSNNNNSNNTTTTTSAATADDDGNGDDVSWYFEGTGTYDIKDELDGYKTMIEECANASEMIGSLSCADDQNSSEMVQSMDAKHAVQVSLSNLRILNQVSVSESEESNIKLVNSHEGTLTAVMTAGATAAANDDENDKDSDDDDDEFDSCFDDLTRHGNNLSQSKFKMHGNEQDRNVQDLTDSRTSAILCNDDDDDFNDCFTDDLICDKTEPLTSSTSVHEKPDVVTDDTASMPKLHSKCPITKTNSARSHRAIDVSSSKDVTHRLLDFLGHSIGCQEQSVSRKLLNNSRHFRTVESVVEEHHDEDKTCLHGNIDAMKTDDRWQHKLTDGLGHSQGQSASRNLLNSSRHFRTVDSVVEVHQAKDQDVVEWSPSPEDGVNDNKHHETTFKDSAVRDQDSLEEQLQSILHQKLLTKKKSLHSRIIDQSRHFRTIGDTHSEEAEVYADHKVDCPNQELSSELNTGYNKLSPGDEKDCISDIWDLGYGLSHGADREMRLAVQAYLSQSPTKEASGCTDTSSSFDFDRMFVCCITGPSESHSSVVDGLVLSVKEHQIHNIALQVGNSLSCLLINGDLKPSARHTGYKESIKASRIYHGNTITAHQDSEWLHQVMDVLNEISLLITKGQVDENILDMCAAHGIIVLQNVPHKALQGLSNERDIVTYITDANEENKVEDLSVTLWEHGWQHKPLLRKPNMERTHYVVISSKQQLQTAVICSPTITGVMGAETHFWKCLHRLSKAIKDEKVLPGAGATECAFIKCLDSITLGETSLHLQGKQHSSSWPISAFHEYIPPVAMAMKDAFMQYLVKTLQNSTDISVTDLTCLIEDFIKHSDNDNDGILSLMMARANEAEANRLHDSEFSKPSKSCTNNVDEISSNGLDISFNHQAYGRNIHESDKEAIRQGEPSSNSQTVYDSYSAKVASWECAWEIVKTVLQTDSILISGIDKLESIL
- the LOC140151431 gene encoding uncharacterized protein isoform X1 — translated: MDRTRKHLSLRVHQGLQALSALGSSVQSFLGPNQRFKIAIDDDEQDGVIVSSCMELIQALDIQHPVGEIVLSACLAHHKIYGTCLTTLVTMTGYWSLAVQNLLNQGVPISVIKLVGDKCLEHCIKIAASQAILCDVSLSQPTSLSDEKRPHMSSYNDSKNTFELPISESKFDSSVKSDKTGGMSLNSNSQFQSSFTSRLTLNNTKHKPRYDETDYEKDKYDEFDDVLVQDVKVHANEDDSVLSKTSSCCVKAEAVTSTLSSSNNNNSNNTTTTTSAATADDDGNGDDVSWYFEGTGTYDIKDELDGYKTMIEECANASEMIGSLSCADDQNSSEMVQSMDAKHAVQVSLSNLRILNQVSVSESEESNIKLVNSHEGTLTAVMTAGATAAANDDENDKDSDDDDDEFDSCFDDLTRHGNNLSQSKFKMHGNEQDRNVQDLTDSRTSAILCNDDDDDFNDCFTDDLICDKTEPLTSSTSVHEKPDVVTDDTASMPKLHSKCPITKTNSARSHRAIDVSSSKDVTHRLLDFLGHSIGCQEQSVSRKLLNNSRHFRTVESVVEEHHDEDKTCLHGNIDAMKTDDRWQHKLTDGLGHSQGQSASRNLLNSSRHFRTVDSVVEVHQAKDQDVVEWSPSPEDGVNDNKHHETTFKDSAVRDQDSLEEQLQSILHQKLLTKKKSLHSRIIDQSRHFRTIGDTHSEEAEVYADHKVDCPNQELSSELNTGYNKLSPGDEKDCISDIWDLGYGLSHGADREMRLAVQAYLSQSPTKEASGCTDTSSSFDFDRMFVCCITGPSESHSSVVDGLVLSVKEHQIHNIALQVGNSLSCLLINGDLKPSARHTGYKESIKASRIYHGNTITAHQDSEWLHQVMDVLNEFQISLLITKGQVDENILDMCAAHGIIVLQNVPHKALQGLSNERDIVTYITDANEENKVEDLSVTLWEHGWQHKPLLRKPNMERTHYVVISSKQQLQTAVICSPTITGVMGAETHFWKCLHRLSKAIKDEKVLPGAGATECAFIKCLDSITLGETSLHLQGKQHSSSWPISAFHEYIPPVAMAMKDAFMQYLVKTLQNSTDISVTDLTCLIEDFIKHSDNDNDGILSLMMARANEAEANRLHDSEFSKPSKSCTNNVDEISSNGLDISFNHQAYGRNIHESDKEAIRQGEPSSNSQTVYDSYSAKVASWECAWEIVKTVLQTDSILISGIDKLESIL